The Aminipila terrae nucleotide sequence ATTTATTTCGCTGTTGGCATTGCCACAGCATAATTTTTTGTAGATCCGGGTAATTTATTCGGATTATGTTTTTACCCTGATTTTGTGTAAAATATGCAGAATGGGGACAAGTTGAAGTTATGTGTGAAATGATAGATATGATAAGAGGAGGTGTTTTATATTACAGAGATACTGATTACTGTATTAGTTGGGTTTATTGCCTTAGCCCTAGGGTTATTGGTTGGATATATAGTCAGAAAAACTGTTGGAGAGAAAGCCATTGGAAGTGCCGAACAGAAAGCAAGAAATCTGATTCTTGATGCTGAAAATAAATCAGAGACAATCAAGAAGGAAATCACTATAGAAGCCAAAGAAGAAGCTCACAAAATGAGAAATGAAATTGAGCGTGAGGTTCGTGAAAGAAGAGCAGAAATCCAGAGATCAGAAAAAAGATTAATTCAAAAAGAGGAAACTCTAGATAGAAAGATAGATAATCTGGAGAAGAAAGAAGAAGGCATTACACAAAAAGAGCAATCATTAATTGAAAAACAGACAGAACTGGATGGGTTTATTGAAAAACAAATGCAGGAACTGGAAAGGATTTCAGGATATACTGCTGATGATGCAAAAGAAATATTACTTGCTAACGTAGAAAAGGATATTCGAGTTGAAGCATCCATGATGATTAAAGACATTGAGTCAAAGGCAAAAGAAGAAGCAGATAAAAAAGCCAAAGAAATTATCACGGGAGCCATTCAGAGATGTGCTGCCGATCACGTAGCAGAGAGTACAGTCTCTGTAGTTGCACTGCCAAATGACGAAATGAAGGGAAGAATTATCGGCAGAGAAGGTAGAAATATCAGAGCAATTGAGACTTTAACGGGAATTGACCTAATTATTGATGATACACCGGAAGCCGTTATTTTATCAGGTTTTGATCCAGTTAAGAGAGAAGTTGCGAGAATCGCATTAGAAAAATTGATTGTAGATGGCAGGATACATCCAGCCAGAATTGAGGAAATGGTTGAAAAGGCTGAAAAAGAAGTTAATGCTATTATAAAAGAAGCAGGAGAACAGGCAACCTTTGAAATCGGTATTCATAATTTCCATCCAGAACTTATAAAATTATTAGGTAGATTAAAGTATAGAACTTCTTATGGACAAAATGTTTTAAACCACTCCATTGAGGTTGCCCATCTGGCAGGGTTAATGGCAAGTGAACTTGGAATGGATTCTAAGCTTGCAAAGAGAGCAGGTCTGTTGCATGACATTGGCAAAGCTCTTGACCATGAAATTGAAGGTACCCATGTAGACATTGGTATCGATGTTCTTAGAAAGTACAAAGAATCAGAAGCAGTTGTAAATGGAATGGCAGCTCATCATGGAGACTATGAACCAAAAAGTCTGGAAGCTGTACTTATTGCAGCAGCTGATGCACTTTCTGCAGCAAGACCTGGTGCAAGAAGAGAAACATTGGAATCATATATAAAAAGGCTTCAGAAGCTTGAAGAAATTGCAACAACTACTCCTGGAGTTGATAAAGCTTATGCTATTCAGGCAGGGCGTGAAATCAGGATTGTGGCAAAACCAGATGAGATAAAAGATGAAGAAATCGTATTTTTGGCTCGTGAGATATCCAAGAAAATCGAAAGTGAACTTGAATATCCTGGACAGATTAAAGTTAATGTAGTCCGAGAGACAAGAGCGATTGATTATGCAAAATAATTATTGAAAAGAACTTTAACTTAGACCCTGCAGAATTGACTGCGGGGTCTTTTGATGATTAAATACAAAAAGGTGATAGTTTGGAAAATTTATTAAACGCAGATAAAGCACAAAATTTAAATCATAAAAAGTCTTTTTATAAGAAGATGTGGTTAGTGGCAGTGCCAGTAGTAATACAGAATGTTATCAGTATCGGTCTGAATCTGGTAGATATTCTGATGATTGGCAGGCTGGGGGAGAAAGAATTGGCCGCGGTAGGTTCCGCTACACAGATTTTTTTTATTTTCAGTATGATTTGTTTTGGTTTATATAGTGGCGCAGCAGTATATGTAGCTCAATACTGGGGGATAAGAAATACCACCAATATAAAAAAAGTTATAGGAATAGATCTTACAGTTGGCGTTTCATTAGCTACTGCCACTTTTATTATCGCTCTGTTATTTGCACCTCAATTGATATGGATATTCTCAAGAGACAGAGAAGTGATTGCTCTAGGTGCTAAATTTCTGAGAACAGTTTGTTTTTCTTATATTTTAACCAGCATAACTTTTGCTATGGTATATAATTCCAGAGCAGTGCAAAGACTAAAGGCTGCAACCATAATAAATGGCACAGCTATCCTTATCAATACCCTTTTAAATTACTGCCTGATTTATGGGAAATGGGGTATGCCAGCCATGGGAGTAAGGGGTTCTGCTTTAGCCACTGTTATAGCAAGAATAGTAGAGCTTACCAGTATTATGGTTTATATCTATATAAATAAGGAACATCCATTCCATGGTCCTATTAAAGAGTTTTTATCCTTTGATAAAACAATGTTTAAACAGGTGATGAAAACAGCAGTACCGGTTATTTTTACTGAGGGAGGATGGGCAGCTGTGACTTCATTGACCTTCGTAGCTTATGGCATGTTGGGGGCTACTGCATTAGCAGTTATACAGATAGCAGAGGTAGTTGCAGACTTATCCCAGGCGGTTTATTTCGGACTGGGCAACGCTACAGCTGTTATTATAGGAGAATCCCTTGGGCAGAAAAATACTGAAGCGGCCTTTAATTATGGTGGTATGGCTATGAAAATAACCTGGGGACTGAACATTATAGTAACCTTATTTTTAATTGCTATCAGCAGACCTATAGCGGATGTTTATCATTTTAACAGCGAAACAACTCATTTACTCATACTGGTATTGACTGCATGGGCATTTACAATAACTCCTAAGATGCTTGCCTATGTTCTGATATGTGGTATTTTAAGAGCTGGAGGAGATACTTTATATAGTCTTGTTATAGACTTATCCTGCAATGTGATGATACAGCTTTCCATAGCATTTTTCAGTGTGCTTGTTCTTCATTTACCAATTTACTTTGTAGTTATTTTTGTATCTATAAGTGATATAGTAAAGACAATAATCTGCTATAGAAGGTATTACAGTAAAAAATGGATGAATATAGTTACCTGATATGATATACTAATATGATGCAGAATTATAAAGACCTGCCCACATCAATAATGTGGACCAGGCTTTATACAGAAATTTCAGCGGCTTTAGCTGTCGGAAATTTTCAGTTAACTATTTGACAGGTACATTTGATTTGAGAGGATTATGTAAGATGTTTGTATATTTGGACAACAGTGCAACCACTAAACAGTATGATGCTGTAACAGATAAAATGGTGGTATATATGAAAGAGGATTTTGGAAATCCATCTTCCCTGCATAAACTTGGGTTAACGGCAGAGAAAGCTGTAAAAAATGCCAGAAAGAACGTAGCGGAAGCAATTGGTGTCCGTGATGATGAAATTATTTTTACATCTGGAGGTACGGAGGCAGATAATACAGCGTTGCTCGGAGCAGCCTCTGCAAGAAAAAGGCGTGGTAAAAAAATTATTACATCTACAATAGAGCATCCGGCAGTTTTAGAAACAGCCAGCAAATTAGAGAATCTGGGTTTTACAGTAGAGTACCTTGATGTAGATGAAAATGGTTCAGTGAATCCTGAAGCATTACAGGAGGCCATGACAGAAGATACTATATTGATTTCGGTAATGGGTGTGAACAATGAAGTGGGTACCATTGAGCCGGTAAAGGAAATGGTTCAGATTAAAGATAAGTATAATAAAGAACATGGTACAGACATCCTGTTTCACATGGACGGGGTACAGTCTTTTGGAAAACTATCCCATATGATAAATGGTATAGATATGATTTCTGTTAGTGGTCATAAAATACACGGACCCAAAGGAATAGGGGCGTTATATGTCAGAAAAGGACTTATGATAGAACCTTATTTAATTGGTGGGGGCCAGGAAAAACACATGAGATCTGGGACAGAAAATGTTCCGGCTATTGCAGGATTTGGACAGGCAGCTAAATTAACAGATGATAATCTGGAATGCCGGATTAAAAATATGTCTGCTGCAAGGAATTATTTGATGGAAGGCATTAAAGCAGAAATTAAAGATATCAAAATAAACAGTGTGGAAAAAGACAGTTTTGTCTGGGATAGCGGAATGTGCTGTCCTTCCGTTTTAAATATATCCTTTTTGGGAACAAGAGGTGAAGTACTTCTTCATACACTTGAGCAGGAAGAAATATATGTGTCTACTGGTTCTGCATGTTCTTCCAATAAGAAAGGTCAGAGCCATGTACTTAAGGCAATGGGACTGAAAGACAAAGAAATTGAAGGTGCCATCCGGTTCAGTTTCAGTGAATTTAATACCATTGAGGAAATGGATTATGTATTGGGACATTTAAAAGATGCCGTCGCCAGATTTAGAAGGCTGGGTAGTTTCAGATAGTAAGATTAAAAAATTAACAGTGCAGAAAGGAACAGGATTAATGACTGATGACAGAAATATCTTTATAGTAAGATGTGGTGAAGTAGCTTTAAAAGGTATGAATAAGCCATATTTTGAGAGGATGCTCGTTGAAAGAATTAAAAAGATGTTAAAAAAATATGACGGGATTGAAGTAAAAAGGCACGAAGGTCTGATTTTTGTCAGAGCGGATAAGTCGATTCCTAAAGATGAAGTTATCAAACAGATATCCAAAGTCTTTGGGGTAGCTTCTATCAGCCCTGCAGTTGAAATTGAATCAGATATGGATAAAATAGGTGAAGCTGCAGTACAGGTAATGCTTGAACTGATTAAAGAAAAGGGAGTTCAGACCTTTAAAGTTGAAGCAAAGCGCGCAGATAAGACTTTCCCGATTACATCACCAGAGATTGGAAGAGTCATAGGAGCAAAGATTCTGATTGGATGTAAGGTACTGAAAGTGGATGTACATCACCCGGATTGTTTATTGTTTATTGATGTAAGAAGAGAAAAGTCTTATATTTATGAACAAAAGATTTCTGGATTTGGAGGGCTTCCACTTGGAACAAATGGTAAAGGCATGGTCCTGTTGTCAGGAGGTATTGATTCACCAGTAGCAGCCTGGATGATGGCTAAGAGGGGGATGCTTATTGAAGCAGTGCATTTCCATTCATATCCTTATACCAGCGAAAGGGCCCAGGAAAAGGTAGAACAGCTGGCAGGCATTGTTGCATCCTATTGCGGAAGATTTAAGATGCATGTGATTAATCTGCTTCCTATTCAGGAACAAATCGTACAACATTGTCCAGAAGAAGAAACAACTATCCTGGTAAGGCGTTTCATGATGAGGATAGCGGAGAGGGTTGCAGAAGAAAAGGGCTGTACAATGCTTATAACAGGTGAAAACTTAGGACAGGTTGCAAGTCAGACAGCAGAATCTCTTGTGGTAACGGATGCGTCTGTAAAAATGCCTGTGATGAGACCTCTTATTGCTATGGATAAAGTTGACATCATGGACAAAGCACAGGAAATAGGTACATTTGAGACTTCTATACAGCCATACGAAGATTGCTGCACTGTATTCCTTCCCAAGCATCCAACTACGAAACCGAAGCTGGAGAAAATATTAGAATCAGAAAGTCGTCTGGATGTAGAAAACCTGATTGAAACAGCAGTAGCATCAAAAGAAACCGTCAATATATTCCCACAAGATTAGTTTCGACAAAAATAGAATCAAACCCCCTTATTCTCTTAAGGACAAGTCATTTCACAAGTAATATAATGAAATTGTTGGAAATGCTTGCAGAGTGTGAGGGGGTTTTGTAATGCAGACATATTTGGATTTTCAAATGAAGGATGACGTTTTAATAGTAAGTATTGTAGGCGACCTGGATCATCACCAGGCAACGCAGGCCAGAGAGGAAATTGATAGAACTATTGAGGCATTTAGAAGTAAGAATCTTATTCTGGATTTTTCAAAAGTTGAATTTATGGACAGCTCTGGTATAGGGGTTGTGATGGGAAGATATAACAAAGTAAAAGAAAAGGGAGGAGAAATCCTCATAATCGGATGCTCTAAATATGTAAAACTTATACTTGAAATGGCCGGAATTTTTACTATTATAGGGTGTTACGAGGAACTCGGGGAAGCACTGGAAAAGTTTCAATTAATTGATGAGCAGATGGAGGTGTCAGGCAATGGTAAATAAGATAAAGATAGAATTTTTAAGCCTGTCTGTAAATGAAAGCTTTGCAAGAACTGCTGTAGCAGGGTTCTTTTCTGAGCTTGATCCAACGATTGAAGAAATTGCAGAAATAAAGACCAGTGTATCAGAGGCAGTTAGCAATGCAATTATACACGGATATAAAAACCAGCCTACAGGTATCGTTACATTGGAATGCAGTTATGATGAAGAGAGGAAAATCACTATTTCTGTTGAAGATACCGGGGTTGGCATAGAAGATATAGAAAAGGCAAGAGAGCCACTATTTACCACAGGAAGCCCTGAGGAGCGAGCAGGGATGGGGTTCACTGTGATGGAAAGCTTTACGGACCATGTCGAAGTAACATCAAATCTGGGGGAAGGAACCAGAGTTCTGATGATAAAGAAGTTGGATGCAGGGTATGAGTTATAGTTATACTGCAATAAAAAAAGAAGATACATACGCCCTGATAGAAAAAGCAAAATCAGGTGATGAAACTGCCAGGGAACTTTTGGTTTCACAAAATACCGGTCTGGTAAAAAGCCTGGCTTTAAAATATGCAGGGGCGGGATATGAGCTGGAAGATTTAATCCAGATAGGGTATATGGGTCTGCTTAAATCTATAGAACGTTTTGATTCAACGTATGATGTGATGTTTTCTACATACGCTGTACCAATGATTCTGGGAGAGATAAAAAGATATATCCGGGACGATGGGAGAATAAAAATAAGCAGACAGATGAAGATGGATATAAAAAGACTCAAGCAGGCCAGAGATGAACTTTATTATAAAATTGGCAGTTCACCTAAATTGAGTGAGCTTGCGGAAGAAATGGATATGCCAGTGGAAAGAGTCTTAGAGATAATGGAAGCAGATGATGCTTTATGCAATCTGCAAAGTATAGATGATCCAGAAAGTGTCCGGCAATATAGCTCGGAGAGCAGTGATAATTATGAATCGGCGGAAGAGAATATTGTAGATGTAATTTGTTTAAAAAATATCATAGGAAAACTTGAAGATAAGGAGAGGAAAATTATAGTTCTGAGATATTTCCGGGATATGACACAACAGCAAATTGCGAACTTATTAGGAATATCACAAGTACAGGTTTCTCGCATAGAAAAAAGGGTTCTGGAAAATATACGGTTAGTTTGTGAAAAATAGATATATTTAGCAGGGTAAACAAGATTTACCCTGTTATTTTTATGGTGATTTGTCAGAATTTTTAAATTATTATACAAAAATATATGAATTTGTATAAAAGCCATGAAAAGTGCTAAAAAGTGCTTGCAAATATAGACGAAGTGGTGTTAAATATATAGTATATGCTGTTATATATTTAACTAACATTAGCTTATGAAAAAAACGTATAGAACTAGAGTACATAAGCGAACGAAAGGTCACTTTTTCATATTAAAGTGCGCCATTATTATAATTTAAGGAGGCATTTACATGAACTTTCAACTAACGAAAGAACAAGAATTTGTAAGAAAAATGGTAAGAGAGTTTGCTGTTAATGAAGTTGAACCGTTAGCTGCTGAAATTGATCAGGAGCACAGATTCCCGGTTGAAACTGTTGAAAAAATGGCAAAGTATGGTCTGCTTGGTATTCCGTTCCCTACTGAATACGGTGGAGCGGGTGGAGACCACATCTCATATGCTATTACAGTAGAAGAATTATCAAGAGTATGCGCATCAACAGGTGTTATCTGTTCCGCTCATACTTCACTTTGTTGTTGGCCTATCTTTGCATGGGGTACAGAAGAACAGAAGAAAAAGTATTTACCTGACCTGTTATCAGGAAAGAAGTTAGGTGCTTTCGGTTTAACTGAACCAAATGCAGGTACAGATGCTGCTGGCCAGCAGACAAGAGCTGTAAAAGACGGCGACCATTATATTCTAAATGGAGCTAAAGTATTTATTACAAACGGTGGATATGCTGAAACATTTGTAGTAATGGCTATGACTGATAAATCAAAGGGAACCAGAGGCGGTATTTCTGCATTTATCGTAGAAAAAGACGATGAAGGTTTCTCAATTGGTAAGACTGAAGATAAGATGGGTATCTGCGCATCTTCAACTACAGAACTTATTATGCAGAATTGCAGAATTCCTGCTGACAGAATGTTAGGTGGTATTGGTGACGGATTTAAGGTTGCTATGTCCACTCTTGATGGCGGCCGTATCGGTATCGCTTCACAGGCTTTAGGTATTGCACAGGGAGCTTTTGATGTTACTGTTGAATACATGAAGGCTAGAAAACAGTTTGGTAAAAAATTATCTCAGATGGAAGCTCTTCAGTTTGAAATTGCTGATATGAAGACTCGTATTGAAGCTTCCAGACTTCTGATTTACCAGGCAGCAGACATGAAGGACAAACATCTTGCTTACGGACCTAAGTCTGCTATGGCTAAGTTATTTGCTGCAGAAACTGCTATGTACGTAACAACTAAGGCTGTTCAGTTACACGGTGGTTATGGTTACACGAAGGATTACCCAGTTGAAAGAATGATGAGAGACGCTAAGATTACTGAGATCTATGAAGGAACATCAGAAGTTCAGAAGATTGTAATCGCTGCATCAGTATTTGGTAAATAAAGAAGAGGGAGGAAATAGAAATGGCATTTAAGATTATCGTATGCGCAAAACAGGTTCCTGATACAAACGTTATTAAGATTAACCCTAAGACAGGAACTCTTATCAGAGACGGCGTACCTAGCATTTTAAATCATGACGATGCTAACGCTTTAGAAGAGGCTTTAAAAATTAAGGATCAATATCCTGATACACATATTACCGTTATCACTATGGGACCTCCACAGGCTAATGATCTTTTATTTGAATGTTTAGCTAAGGGAGCTGATGAAGGTATTCTGATTTCAGACAGAGCTGTTGGCGGTTCTGATACTTGGGCTACTTCAAATACGCTTGAAGCAGCAATCAAGAAAATTGGACATTTTGACCTTATGTTCGCTGGACGTCAGGCTATCGATGGAGATACAGCTCAGGTTGGACCTCAGCTTGCTGAAAAGTTAGGAATTCCTCAGGTAACTTATGTAGAAGAATTCAATATGGACAAGAACATGAAGGATATCACTGTTAAAAGACAGATGGAAGATGGTTATGAACTAATTAAGCTTCAGACTCCTTGCATGCTTACAACAATTAAAGAACTTAACAAGCCTAGATACATGTCAATGAAGGGTATCTTTGGACAAAAGGAAATGAAGGTTTGGAATGCAAAGGATATCGAAGTAGACTTAACTACAGTTGGTCTTGAAGCTTCTCCTACAAACGTATTCCGATCATTTACTCCTGCTCCAAAGGGCAAGGGTGTTACACTTGAAGGTGACACAAATAATGATATTGCAAAGAAGCTTTTAGTAAATCTAAAAGGCAAGCATGTAATCTAAAAGGAGGAGGAATTATATAATGGCTATTCGAGTAATTAATGATAAATGTAAAGGCTGCAAGCTTTGTATCAAAGCATGTCCGTTTGATGCTATTGACATGGACGGAAAGCTGGCTGTAATTAATGAAAAGTGTACAGCTTGTAAAGCTTGTATTTCAAAATGCCCATTCGATGCTATTGAAAATACAGGCGGTGATGAAGTCGTTGATTTAAGTGCTTACAAGCATATCTGGGTATTTGCTGAACAAAGAGAAGGCAAGTTAATGAACGTTGCTCTTGAACTAATTGGCGAAGGTTACAGACTTGCTAAGGAAATCAGCGAAGATACTAAAGTATGTGCTGTTTTAGTTGGTGACGGAGTGGGTCACTTGGCTGACGAATGCTATGCTTATGGTGCTGACGAAGTTGTTCTTATCGAACACCCACTTCTAAAGCAGTATACAACAGATGCTTATACAAAGGCTATTACAGACGCTATTGAAGTGTATAAGCCAGAAATCGTTCTTTATGGTGCTACTCACATTGGTAGAGACCTGGCTCCAAGAATTGCAGCTAGATGCAACACAGGTCTTACTGCTGACTGTACTAGACTTGATGTTAAAGTATCAAGCTATATTGATTACGCTAACAAGAACACTACATTAGATACATCCACATTAGACCCTAATGATACATCCACAGGAATCAAGCAGACTCGTCCTGCTTTCGGTGGTAACCTGATGGCTACAATCATTTGCCCAAGAACAAGACCTCAGATGTCAACTGTAAGACCTGGTGTAATGCAGAAGAGAGATAAGGTTGCTGGTGCAAAGGGTGTATTAACTGTATTCAAGCCTGAAATTGCTAAAGATGATATTCATGTTCAGATTGTAGAAATTGTTAAATCTGCTAAAGAAATGGTATCATTAACAGATGCTGATATTATCTGTTCAGGTGGTAGAGGTCTTGGTGACGCTTCCGGTTTCGAACTTATTAAAAAGTTTGCTGATAAAGTTGGCGGTGTTGTTGGTTCTTCAAGAGCTGCCGTTGACGCTGGATGGATTGATCATTCACATCAGGTTGGACAGACTGGTACTACTGTAAAGCCTAAGATTTACTTTGCTTGCGGTATTTCTGGAGCTATTCAGCATTTAGCTGGTATGCAGACTTCAGACATCATTGTTGCTATCAACAAAGATGCAGATGCTCCTATGATGGAAATGGCAGACTATGCAATTTGTGGAGACCTTTATAAGGTAATTCCTGAAATCATAGCTGAATGGGATAATGCTGAAGCTCTTTATGATGCATCAACAAAATAAATTTTCAGATTTATACCATATTTAAATAAAAAATCCGACAGTTCTCTGTCGGATTTTTTTTGTGTAAAAAGTCGATTGTCATTATTCTGGAAGGGTATATAATATAAAATAATAAATAGTAGGAGGAAAAAATATGGATATAAAAGAGACAGAAGGAAAAGCCAAAAACAAGCACATTGCAAACATAGATGGAAAAAAATGTATAGGATGTGGAGGATGCAAAAGGAACTGTAAATTTGATGCTATTTTCAGAGGAAAAGAATACTATATTGTAGATAGGGAAAAGTGTACAGGATGTAAAGTGTGCGTGGAAGTCTGTCCGGCAGAAGCCATCTCCTATGAGACAAAATAAACATAAAAAATAAAAAGGCTGTTTGGTCAGCCTTTTTATAAGTCAAATGAGCCTGATAGGGGCTTTTTTTATTTAAAAATATGATTAAATTCTAATTCGATTCTATCCCAGGGAAATCCTATTACATTATTTAAATCACCCTCAATGTGATCCACATATTGACCGAACTTTCCCTGTATAGCATAAGAACCTGCCTTATCATAAGGTTCCGATGTATCCAGATAGGCATTTAATTCCTGATCTGTAAAGTCTTTAAAAAAAACTTTTGTAATTTCGTAAAAGCAGTGTCGAATACTGGTTTCTGCCTGTAAGATACATACGCCTGTAGCAACAAAATGCTCTTTTGCTCTTAAAGACCACAAAGTATCATAGGCGTCTTGCCTGTCCTTTGGTTTCCCGATGATTTTATCTTTATAAACCACAGTATCTGCGGCAATAATAACGGGATGTTCATGATTTTCTTTTAAAACCATTTGCTCAACAAATAAAGCTTTTTTAAGTGCAAGATACATAACAGCATCTTCCATTCCTGCTCCTTCAGGAATGGTTTCATCAACATCTGCAGGGAATATGGCAGGATTGATACCATGTTGATGCATGATATCGATGCGTCTTTGTGATGAAGATGCTAAGATTATATTTTTTTTGTTCATTATTTAAATTCTCCTTAAAAGGTATATTACAGCAAAAATGCATTAATTATAATTATTATTATACCATAAAATGTGAAAGGTTCATCTATGTGTAAATTAAAAAATATGGGAAATACTATAACAGATAGTAAGGATTGTGGAGGAAAAATACATGGAGAACAAAGATGAACAAAAGAAGAAAGTAGCAAAAGCTTATGAAAAATATGCAGATCAATTCACACCTAAACCAAAATACTTTGGGAATTGTGTCAGAGCTTTTTTCTCAGGAGGAGCAGTCTGTCTCATAGCACTTTTTTTAAATAACTCTTTTTTAGGAAGTGGTATGAGTAAAGTGGCGGCAGGAAGTTTTGTTACAATTATCCTGGTATGTACGGCGCAGCTTTTAACAGGAATAGGAGTATTTGATACAATTGCAAAATTTGCTGGGGCTGGAGTAATTGTACCAATTACAGGGTTTGCAAACTCTATGGTTGCACCTGCCATTGAATATAAAAAAGAAGGTCTGGTTTTGGGCGTAGGTGCAAAACTTTTCAGTCTGGCGGGACCAGTTCTTGTAAGTGGAATAAGCACAGCTACCCTTATTGGATTAATATATTGGTTAATTGGTAGATTTTTTTAAGGAGATAAAATTAATGACAGGGAATAAAGCAAAAAATAAGTTAGGAAAACAGACTCTGGTTTTTCCCAATAAGCCTATTATTGCAAGTGGCGGAGCTATAGTTGGCGTTAAAGAAGGACAGGGCCCCCTTGGAAAATGGTTTGACACGGTTTTGGAGGAGGATACCTTCGGAGAGAAGACTTGGGAAAAATCAGAAAGTAAGATGCTGAAAGAAGCCGTGAAAATGGCTATAACTCGTGGGGGAAAAGCAGAATCTGAGATTGAGGCAATACTTACTGGAGATTTGTTAAATCAATTAATGTCATCTGCTTTTATGGCCCGTGATATGCAAATACCCTTTATAGGACTTTATGGTGCTTGTTCTACTATGGCGGAAAGCTTATTAGTAGGTAGTGTCTTAATTGATGGAGAGTATGGTAATAACATAATTGCAGGGGCATCCAGCCATTATTGTACTGCAGAAAGACAATTCCGGATGCCTCT carries:
- the spoIIAA gene encoding anti-sigma F factor antagonist encodes the protein MQTYLDFQMKDDVLIVSIVGDLDHHQATQAREEIDRTIEAFRSKNLILDFSKVEFMDSSGIGVVMGRYNKVKEKGGEILIIGCSKYVKLILEMAGIFTIIGCYEELGEALEKFQLIDEQMEVSGNGK
- a CDS encoding MATE family efflux transporter; protein product: MENLLNADKAQNLNHKKSFYKKMWLVAVPVVIQNVISIGLNLVDILMIGRLGEKELAAVGSATQIFFIFSMICFGLYSGAAVYVAQYWGIRNTTNIKKVIGIDLTVGVSLATATFIIALLFAPQLIWIFSRDREVIALGAKFLRTVCFSYILTSITFAMVYNSRAVQRLKAATIINGTAILINTLLNYCLIYGKWGMPAMGVRGSALATVIARIVELTSIMVYIYINKEHPFHGPIKEFLSFDKTMFKQVMKTAVPVIFTEGGWAAVTSLTFVAYGMLGATALAVIQIAEVVADLSQAVYFGLGNATAVIIGESLGQKNTEAAFNYGGMAMKITWGLNIIVTLFLIAISRPIADVYHFNSETTHLLILVLTAWAFTITPKMLAYVLICGILRAGGDTLYSLVIDLSCNVMIQLSIAFFSVLVLHLPIYFVVIFVSISDIVKTIICYRRYYSKKWMNIVT
- a CDS encoding cysteine desulfurase family protein, which produces MFVYLDNSATTKQYDAVTDKMVVYMKEDFGNPSSLHKLGLTAEKAVKNARKNVAEAIGVRDDEIIFTSGGTEADNTALLGAASARKRRGKKIITSTIEHPAVLETASKLENLGFTVEYLDVDENGSVNPEALQEAMTEDTILISVMGVNNEVGTIEPVKEMVQIKDKYNKEHGTDILFHMDGVQSFGKLSHMINGIDMISVSGHKIHGPKGIGALYVRKGLMIEPYLIGGGQEKHMRSGTENVPAIAGFGQAAKLTDDNLECRIKNMSAARNYLMEGIKAEIKDIKINSVEKDSFVWDSGMCCPSVLNISFLGTRGEVLLHTLEQEEIYVSTGSACSSNKKGQSHVLKAMGLKDKEIEGAIRFSFSEFNTIEEMDYVLGHLKDAVARFRRLGSFR
- a CDS encoding sigma-70 family RNA polymerase sigma factor; translation: MSYSYTAIKKEDTYALIEKAKSGDETARELLVSQNTGLVKSLALKYAGAGYELEDLIQIGYMGLLKSIERFDSTYDVMFSTYAVPMILGEIKRYIRDDGRIKISRQMKMDIKRLKQARDELYYKIGSSPKLSELAEEMDMPVERVLEIMEADDALCNLQSIDDPESVRQYSSESSDNYESAEENIVDVICLKNIIGKLEDKERKIIVLRYFRDMTQQQIANLLGISQVQVSRIEKRVLENIRLVCEK
- the thiI gene encoding tRNA uracil 4-sulfurtransferase ThiI — encoded protein: MTDDRNIFIVRCGEVALKGMNKPYFERMLVERIKKMLKKYDGIEVKRHEGLIFVRADKSIPKDEVIKQISKVFGVASISPAVEIESDMDKIGEAAVQVMLELIKEKGVQTFKVEAKRADKTFPITSPEIGRVIGAKILIGCKVLKVDVHHPDCLLFIDVRREKSYIYEQKISGFGGLPLGTNGKGMVLLSGGIDSPVAAWMMAKRGMLIEAVHFHSYPYTSERAQEKVEQLAGIVASYCGRFKMHVINLLPIQEQIVQHCPEEETTILVRRFMMRIAERVAEEKGCTMLITGENLGQVASQTAESLVVTDASVKMPVMRPLIAMDKVDIMDKAQEIGTFETSIQPYEDCCTVFLPKHPTTKPKLEKILESESRLDVENLIETAVASKETVNIFPQD
- the rny gene encoding ribonuclease Y is translated as MTEILITVLVGFIALALGLLVGYIVRKTVGEKAIGSAEQKARNLILDAENKSETIKKEITIEAKEEAHKMRNEIEREVRERRAEIQRSEKRLIQKEETLDRKIDNLEKKEEGITQKEQSLIEKQTELDGFIEKQMQELERISGYTADDAKEILLANVEKDIRVEASMMIKDIESKAKEEADKKAKEIITGAIQRCAADHVAESTVSVVALPNDEMKGRIIGREGRNIRAIETLTGIDLIIDDTPEAVILSGFDPVKREVARIALEKLIVDGRIHPARIEEMVEKAEKEVNAIIKEAGEQATFEIGIHNFHPELIKLLGRLKYRTSYGQNVLNHSIEVAHLAGLMASELGMDSKLAKRAGLLHDIGKALDHEIEGTHVDIGIDVLRKYKESEAVVNGMAAHHGDYEPKSLEAVLIAAADALSAARPGARRETLESYIKRLQKLEEIATTTPGVDKAYAIQAGREIRIVAKPDEIKDEEIVFLAREISKKIESELEYPGQIKVNVVRETRAIDYAK
- the spoIIAB gene encoding anti-sigma F factor, producing MVNKIKIEFLSLSVNESFARTAVAGFFSELDPTIEEIAEIKTSVSEAVSNAIIHGYKNQPTGIVTLECSYDEERKITISVEDTGVGIEDIEKAREPLFTTGSPEERAGMGFTVMESFTDHVEVTSNLGEGTRVLMIKKLDAGYEL